Below is a genomic region from Osmerus mordax isolate fOsmMor3 chromosome 22, fOsmMor3.pri, whole genome shotgun sequence.
tagtatgtgtgttttggggtaaatgaccaaatgagttagcatgtgtgttttggatgaaatgaccaaaggggttagtatgtgtgttttggggtaaatgaccaaaggggttagtatgtgtgttttggggtaaatgaccaaagggattagaACCGTTTGATATACTAGCTTAGTGTATTCAtataaataaatcaaatattgCAACTCAATTATGAAATACAAATACAGATGACGTGTATAACCCTGTCCAATTAGAGATGCCGACATTTTCATGTTTTGTGTATGTCTTGATGGCATGACATTGGAACCCCATATTAAGACCAGTAACTCCATCTCTCCCAAAACCACATTTCTCCATCTAGGCCTACGTAGCTATCCTCCCCACACTGGCTAGCTAGCGAAGCCGTTAGCGGATTGTGTCAGCTAAGTTGGCTAACCAACACAGGCGGTCACGTTGTGAACGGACACCCGGACACCCCCGGTCAGCGCCCACCTGCAGCGATGACGGGGTCCCTCATCAGCTCTCGTGTGATTGGACAGAGGAACTCGTCAGGAACACCGGTGCACACGCACGCGCTCTTCAGCTCCTCGATCTTCCTCAGAACCTTACTACGCAAGCCCAtcgactctacacacacacataaaaaaagaagaacTGTATTCAGGCGATTGACCTGTACTGTAGTACGTTTTCATGGGCAACTTAACTATAAACTTATAATAAACGATAAAAGTTTCTGTAAATTCTGCATTGAGGAAGATATGGGGAATCATTCTGACAAAGTAATATTGGAGGACATTTTTCTAAATCTGTAAACCATATTATGTTAGGCTACACTGTATGAATATACTTTAGGATCAGGGATTTGGTTATGTAACAAGCCCTGCTTGGAAAATCACAACCTAATGCGTGTACAGTAAAGCCTAATATGATGTAATCCTGAATAAGTCTCTCATCCAACATCCTTTCATAATTTCGTCACTAGCCCAGCTGTGTCCCATCCATACCAATAACATGAGCATAGACAAGACCAGGACCTAgtgcgtgtgttgtgtagtgtgtgtggtggaaatgtgtgtgatagtgatagtgtgtgtgtcacctataTGTAGCTCAGAGGCCAGCGTGTCCCTGGTCAGACTGAGAAGCTCCGCCCCTTCGATGTTATTGGCTCTGAAGACCTCCACCAGCccttccagcccctcctccaccaaccagcttgctacctcctcctctgaccAATCACTGACCAGCAGCTTGGAGTGACCGGCCAATGTCCTCCCTGGGGGAcatcaaaacaggaagtgaattgTAATTATCAGTTAAAAGAACAACCCGCACCTATCCACCCTCAGCTTCCTGTAACTGTGTAAATCTACCTTCGCTCGAAGATGCTGAAGATTCCTCTGTAGGGCGAAAATAAAACATCTCAAATGAACAGCACCATCTTAAAAGCTGTGAAGACTCGTCTGACGAAAACATAAAGCATAAagcattaaaaaaagaaacgcTATCAGGACTCAACAGACACAGATAACAatgaagatgaggagggggagaggcagcacTGTAGAAAGCTATCATCAGTTATCCACAAGATGTGAAGCCAATTCTGCTCTCGGCAGGTAGTGTTTCTAGTGAGGGctgagtctggggggggggggggcaccggcTCCTAGCGGTAAAAGGGCTTCACCCTGCCGAGTCCAGCAGTTGATAAAACCATCTCTGATATCAGCAGGATGCCGGGCTCTCCTGGATGAACGGCAGCTCCATGCGGCTCATAAAAGGCCGGCAGATAACACTCACCAGACAGAgccttctctccttttagtgggagtggaggggaggccaGGCATGGATGAGTGATTGGAGACAGTGCGCGCatggagggaaggggtgggagagaaTAAAGAGACGTAATCAAACAAAAAGACGACAGCAGAAATGATGCGAGTACTTCACCTACATGAGAGAGacgaagggtgtgtgtgtatatatgtatatgtacatGTTGTATCTGTAAGCGTGTACAtgtactgtatctgtgtgtgtgtaccctgctcctccacccaccgTGCCGGCTGTGCccgtcctccagcctccagatgTTCACAGTCTTGTCCATGGAGCCTGAGGCGATGAGCGGGAGCACAGGGGAGCAGGAGCACGCTGTCACGTACCTGCGACCGCAACCACAGACACCCCCAGATCAGGAGATCAACCACGACCACAGACACCCCCAGATCAGGATACTCATCCATGTTAAACACTCCACCCTCAGAGCACTGATGAGGCATGTGGCAGGTGTTGTTCTCACCTGTCATGCTGGTTCAGAGTATAGAGAAGGACTCCACGGTTCTGTTGACATGGAGACAGGAGGTGATGAGAAGGATGTTTATCATTACCAGGGAGGTCCAGCACAAACAATTGAATATTAAACTACACAGTACGTACACATCACCATGGGAACTGTAAAATTACATCTAGGGAAGGTCTATGTAATGAAACTCACGGCATCGTAAACTGTGACGGTTTTGTCCACAGAGctgcaaaacaaaaacacatttgtccACATCAGGGATCATGTCAGAGTGATATATGTACACCACAAACCACACCTGTGTTAGACATCACTGCCTCCAGCCTGCACCCTTAATACTGAGGACTCTCTCAGGACCAGCAGGAAATAGAAAATATTATGCTGCCCTCCTGTGGTCAGATGGGGTTACTGTTAACTGGACCAAAAATAATAAGCTAAAGCGTGTAGAGAGACTGGAAGTGGTTTAGCTCAAGGGGCACACAGGATCTAAACCTTCAAAATCTAAGCAGAGTAAGCATGACGTGCTGATATCcctgtgaggggtggagggccggTCACACGGCCGGTCACAGAGCGCTcctgtgaggggtggagggctggtcaCAGAGCGCTcctgtgaggggtggagggctggtcaCAGAGCGCTcctgtgaggggtggagggccggTCACAGAGCGCTcctgtgaggggtggagggctggtcaCAGAGCGCTcctgtgaggggtggagggctggtcaCAGAGCGCTcctgtgaggggtggagggccggTCACACGGCGCTcctgtgaggggtggagggccggTCACACAGCCGGTCACAGAGCGCTcctgtgaggggtggagggacggtCACACAGAGCTCCTCACCCAGACACCAGCAGCTGGCCGTCAGCAGagtaggagcaggagaggaccgGGGCGGACTGGCCTGTTAGACAGTACTGCAGCTGCACCTTACAGCCTGCtggccagaacacacacacacacacacatcacacacacatcacacacacatcacacacacatcggcagcacatcacacatcaccagcacatcacacacatcacacacaaccacGCAGAGGACAGAGATGGTCACTGTGATGTGATGGTCACTGTTAAGCCctttgtgacatgcttgcgtgtaaaaagggctatacaaataaatttgatttgatgtgaTGGTCACTGTGACTGGTCAGGATTCAGTACCTGAGCTGGACTTGGAGACGAGCCAGATCTTCAGCAGGCTGTCCTGCCCACACGAGGCTAGATAGACCTGCATCCCCCTGgagtctacaacacacacacacacacacacaatggaggcggggtgaggaggaggggagaagggtgaggcagaggaaggaggagaggggttaggaggaggaggggagaagggtgaggcagaggaaggaggagaggggttaggaggaggaggggagaagggtgaggcagaggaaggaggagaggggttaggaggaggaagggagaagggtgaggcagaggaaggaggagaggggttaggaggaggagggagaggaggaccgcCTCACCGCTGAGCATGCTGGGAGAGAAGCAGCAGCAGGTCACCCCCAGGTCGTGAGCATTCTTCTCTGCGTGAAGTTGGGTCAGCTTCATATCCCACAGCCTCAGGTCCCCGTAGGTGGAGCCCGTCACAAACAGCTGGCCACAGGGACTGAAGGAGCAGGCAACCATGGTGGTGTCACTCACAGCTGCCGTCCTGCAGACACATAACACCGTCATTAGCATCGCTACGCTCACAATCACTATCCACCTTGCAGACAACCCCTCCCTGTCAACCTGGAGACTGGACAACCGATAATTATCGCTTAATAATTGGAAAATAATCGTCATAAATTGATTAGGAGCGTCAGTCAAGTTGCTGTAATAGCTTGTTAACTTTTCATGTGTAGGAGGGAAAAACCGCTTACCCGCTGAGTGTTTTAGTAGTGAAGTCCCAGAGAGCCAAGCTACCGTCAGAGGCACCGGACACCAAGTGGGTAGAGTCGGGGGAAAAGGCGCACACCCTCACGGGACTACGACCCGGATGCTCCAGCACGGCCTCAATTTCACCCGTCGTGGTTGACCATACCACCGTCGTTGCGTCCGTTGAACACGAAGCAAGGAATTGACCGCACGCACTGAACCGGCAGCAGTGGACACCGTAGCCGTGACCCGTCAGCGGGGAGAATGACAGTTCTGAGAAGTCTTGGGTGGAGTATATTCGGACCGTTTTGTCGCCTGAGCAAGTGGCTAGGTGAGACGCTGAGAAGGCGCACCAGTTGACATCGTCTCGATGGTCTTGCAGGGTGCAAATGAGTGACACCATTTCCTTCGCGGACAAATCCAAGTCGGCCTAGCTAACGACAATGAGACACTGATATAATATAACCGAAACAGTAACAGGCTAGCCCAAGTAACGTCAGCTTAATGCTAATGCCTTTTAGCCCCAATCATTTGAACTAGGCTACACTAGACTGTGCTGCTGACCAGCGACCAAGTTAGCTATCTTGCTAAAGTAAGCATAATTCACCTTAAATGTTTTATCAGATATTATTATTCCTCATGCATAATATTCATTAGACACAGTCGACGTGGTATTAAATGTAATTCTTGTTTAGTGTGTGAAGTTAAACGGTTACCTCTTCTAATCCACGTTTACTTCCTGGATTTGGTCACGCGCTGCCTACTGATTATTTGTCAGTGACGTCAAATTGTCGGTGTCAACAAGGGATTCCTGGCGAATGTGCAGCTTGTCTAtagtgtatttgtgtattcatgtattaatatttgatccttttttttcttatagcttcacagagaagaagaaaagcacACCAACATCCCTGATAGGTTGAAAAACATCTTTTCTTTAATAGGTCCGTGCCACACACTAGTGAAAAATAAAGCTCCTACAAAAAGAATGATACTTTTATTCCACAATATCTTAAATAAAGTAACTTCAAGCACTCTGACTTGGATACAAAAAACTCTAGCTGCCTCCTTTAGGCCACAACAAACAGCAAAATTCAAACACAGTGGTTACAAATGGCCTGATGTCCTGTGCACTGTGGCAAGGCAAACATGGGGGGCAATGCTCAATGGGAAAAAGACTGAAAAATGACTTAAATATTTGTCGTTTTTTTCACTGGATGTATATAGGAATGATTACTTTGTCACTGTCAGACTTTGGAGGCCATGTCGGATTGAAATGATATAAAAAATAACAGTTTATTCAAATGATAACTCAAAACCTATCTTTCCCTACACCCCTGTTTGAAGGGTAGGCACTACTAATGAAGGAAAACACAGTGCTTGCTGAGGACATGGATATACTGTACAAACAATATTTATGATAAATGTATTAATCACTTTCACTAAAATAGAATGCTACAATCATTCTAAGGCATAAACAATATCTGATATTCTCAAACAATTTGTACACATTGTTCCAAacaatacttaatattgacattaataaacagtatatacacacgcaGCACTGTCTGAAGGTTTCTCTGCAGATTTAGTAAATAAAATGCAGTTTTACAGTTTGAACATAATGACTACAGTCTTCTGACACCccgagcagagcagagtgtAAACAGTCCAGTTTTTTCTTGGCTTTGTTTCATATTTGGGAGAAAAttaaaacacaaagacacattccTTTTCGATTCAAAGCAGTTGAACTGATTCTTCCTTTTCATAGAAAATGAAGTGGACCTTTTTTGTTTATTGATTCATAAATAATTATTACAAAATTAAATACATTCACTATAATAcgattaaataaaaaaagaatattTACAAAGTAGTGGAAAGTATTTCTACCGCAGGTATGTTTGTGATGGTTGAGGAGGATTCTTCAGTGCATTGTTGTCTGGAACAGGAAATGGTGTaacactcacttcctgtttctatgGGATTCTTTGGATGTTAGATCCCTGTTGAGGCAAAACCAACGCTGGGACTCGCCCCTCGCTGATCTCTCACCTGACCAACCTTTCCCCAACGGAAaccaaaacacttcttcttcttcttcttctgtgttgTGAAACCTGCCCCCCGTCCTGGTGCTCTAACGTACGAAGAAGATGGGAGTTCCAGGGTGGCCGAGACGAGCGGAGGAGCGTCAGAGCTGGGTTAGTTAGTTTGCTTCAGAAGTTCGGTCCATCGCTTCTCGAAGAACTTCCTCATGTTGTGTCCTGCTCGGCCGATGTCGGAGTTGTCCTCGTTGAACTTCTCGCAGTTATCGAAAACCAAGTTGACGTCGATGATGAAAGTCTCCAAGTTCTGATATCTGAAAcgaaaaaatattgttttttaaTCATAAATCATATAATATATAAGCATACATCATAATCATATGCtttaaagtacagcagaagatcaaggatcagaagtgtttCAGtgatcagagtcaaggaacaggaAACAATCTCTCAATAACATCTCAGTATCTACAGAGAAACATCTCAGTATCTACAGAGAAACATCTCTTTATTAACAATTACTGACTATCGATTGACTATGAATATCGATCAACTTGGAGATGAAGAGATCCACATGTCTCTTTGATGAGACTCTGAATGACTTCAGAGTCACGTTATGAGGAGGACTCACTGGCTGCTGACCAGCTTCTCCCGGATGGTGGAGAAGTCCATGGGCTTCTTGATGACCTTCCTGTAGCCCAGGACGGACTTGAGGTTGACAGGGGTCAGGAAGGGCCAGGCATCCTGATGGCGCTCCAGTTCAGCCAGGAgcactctggaacacacacacacacacacacacagggagttaGAGATGGTACCAGGAGAAATTAACACATCACATGAAGAAATCAAACATCCCAGCTCTGTCATCCAGCATAACCCACACACAGAACTCCCTTCCACATTCCACTGTACCTGCACAAGCCCAGATCTCTGTTATTGTCTCTTGCTGTTTTggccctcttcacacacacagggctctcCTGATTGGGCAGCTGCTGAGGTGTGGGCGGGATCTCCTccgacttcctcttcctgttgggCTCCTTGGCTCCTTTCCTGGGGGTGCCGCTGGCGCTGGGGGGGTCGTCCTCCGAGCCCTCGCCGTTCCCTGTCTGCTTCCCAACGTTCttcttcacctctccacctttcttcccccctcctcctcctcctcctcctcctcccccctcctcctcctcctccccctcctcccagcataGGCCTGTTTGGAGGCTTCTTGCTTTTGGGAATTGGACCGCTCGCCTGCGAAGAAACAATGTGATTGTCAGTAAAACACTGCACCTTTGTCTTTCCTTTccaaaaaagttgagaaggaatATTCTGAGTGAGCAACAGAAGGGTTCAATAtaagaggccactgcaagtGTCAATTTGACCCATAGCtgtatactgtgtatatatgcATATGTAAGTAGATGCGCTGGTGCAGAAGGACTGGAGAGGGTACCTTGGAGATGCAAGCAGGACAGTACCAATCCCCCTCAGGGATACAGGTGATCTTGGGCTTGTGACAGTAGGTGTGACAGCCTTTGTCACATCCGTCACACAGCAGGAGCAGGTCCTCGTTGTCTCCCTTCCGGCAGATCTGACAATACTGCagaaacagggagtcaggtggctgagcggtgagggagtcgggctagtaatccgaaggttgccagttcgattcccggtcatgccaactgatgttgtgtccttgggcaaggcacttcaccctacttgcctcgggggaatgtccctgtacttactgtaagtcactctggataagagcgtctgctaaatgactaaatgtaaatgtaaacaaccaCACCTTTTACCCCTCCAAACTCACAGCTTCCAGCTCACATAGATAACCAAACATTATGATCTGGCgtttatattgtacattgtGGATGTTATATCATAACAATTACATTCCTTTGTGTGTTAGATAGTTGGAAACCTTTGTCCAAAGTGACATATtgtacaggggggatttgaacctgcaacctcttgatctgcagtcaaatactcTACCCACAGAGCTATACCTACTCAAATCATATACCCCAGagatatacccatccccatgcatTACCCCAGAGCTACAGCCATCCCTGGGCCTGAGGGGAACCTACCACTTTCATGATGGATCTCTCCCAGGCGATGGACTTCTGCAGCTGCTGGATGCACATGGCCAGCTGTGCGGCGCTGCGGACCTCAGCCagggccctcctccacaccttcaTCCCAtgggccacctcctcctcgcccctgaGGAGCACCATGAGGTCAGGATGAGCACTgccttcacacgcacacacacgcacgcgctgtCATGCGGACACAGTTATAAAcacccgtgcacacacacacacgtgacctcCCACCCCGCTTCACAAACAGCACTAAGGTCCGGCAGGACAGAAacagcatgagggaggctggaggcttcAACCatgcagggaggtggagggagaggaggagggagaggaggagggagagagaggagggagaggaggagggagaggaggagggagaggaggagggagagagaggagggagaggaggaggaggagggagagagaggagggagaggaggaggaggagggagagagaggaggagggagaggaggaggagggagaggaggagggagaggaggaggaggagggagagagaggaggagggagagagaggaggagggagaggaggagggagaggaggagggagggagaggaggagggagaggaggagggagggagaggaggagggagaggaggagggagaggagggagagagagaggaggagggagaggagggagagagaggaggagggagaggagggagagaggaggagggagaggaaggaggagggggacggggtGCGTATGTTGCAGGGCCAGCAGGGTGTGGAAGGCGGGTGGTGTGGAAGGCGGGTGGTGTGGATGCCATCACCAAAGTCACTGATGCAGAAGTGATGCAACGTGCAGACGACCAGAGAACAGCCGGACGACAAAACCAAAacacaacaggaaacaggatgCAACTCccaccaaaaaaagaaaaaaaaaaaaaaaagaaaaaaaaaaacccttgAAGTAGGAAAGCattcagaataaaaaaaaaagcgtaGGATGGGGGTTTGTGTCCCCGCGGTAACGTACCCTTccctgtctgcgtgtgtggagggggcaggggctggtACAGTGACCGTACCAACATTATCCACCCTGATCTGGATGGTGGTGCCTAGGGGGCTCCTCAGGTACCTTCGCTCCACGTTGCGCTCCAGATCGGCCAGCCTTGTCACCGCTATGTCCAGGGGGTTGTCTGCATGCCGCCCCACCGCACCCTTCTCCACCCGCTCCTCCACCTGGTCCCGGTCAGAGGGAGGAGTCGTCTTGGAGAGAGGCTTGTGCTCGTGGTAGATCAGGTCCTCTCGCTCTGACTGAGGCTCAGGGTACATccagccctggggggggggggggtaaatgtaGGCTGTTTTAATGAGGCTTCTAAAGCAATGTGTCTCTAGATGGGtcatgtttggtgtgtgtgtgtgtgtgtaagaacatgtgtgtgtgtgtgtggcctaccTTGATCTGCAGGCTGGCCGTGGTGACCTTCCTCTCCAGTTCCTCCACCTGCTGCAGCACAGCAATGTCCATCTCCATGGcctgctcctccacacaccagccccgcACAGACTCCACGCTCACCTGGCTCTCCTCCAGGTCACACAGCTCGATCATCGCCACtaaagggtcaggggtcagaggtcaggagtcACACTCCCTCacgctggcagacagacaggcagacaagcagacaggcagacaaacagacatgcagacagacaggcagactgacatagacaggcaggtagacagacaaacagacaggcaggcaggcaggcaggcagacaggcagacacagacaggcaggtaggcgggcaggcaggcaggcaggcagacacagacacagacagactcaccaTCTCTGTGCTTGGTGCAGACCTGTGGGATGAGCTCCAGGTATTTCTGCATCTGTCTCTGCAGGCCTCTCTCCCGGAGGCCCCGGCTGTGCAGGGTCCTGGTCAGGCCCCGGAGCTGCTCCATGTCCGACACCCTCCACCAGCCACTCAgcatgtctgcacacacacacacacatacttagaaACACCTTCCGACATTTCATCATATACTAATTTAACATGCAGAAAGTTTACCATCACCCCTAGCCATCAACTCAATGACCCAGATACTAAAACTGATTAAAAGTTCCTGCCCACAACCCGCTCCCCCGGACCACCCCGCCCCCTCACCCTCAGGGATGGGCTGTGGGAGAGGGTGGTCAAGGGACTTGGGCATCTGCAGGGCGGGGGAGGGCACCGAGGGGGGCTCCGAGGGGGGGCTTCTCGCTGGGGGTCTCCGAGGGGGGCGACTGGGCCAGGCTGGAGATGCTGGGGGCCCccggtgccccccccctccagggagGGGCCGGGCAGGGGGCTGCTGGGGGCCCCGGTGGCCCCCCCGGGCAGGGGGCTGCTGCAGAACGGCATGCTGGGACTCAACAGCCCCCCGGGCCAGAACGGCAGGCCCAACATCTGACCCCCAGGCTTAccctgaggaggggagagagagagagagagagagagagagagagagagagagagagagagagagagagagagagagagagagggatgagtgagGGGAAAGCAAGTGAAAAGAAAGATACAGAAAGATAATTTTACAACATGACTCAAATAAgtcatcaatcaatcaatacaaatacattataaATCATAATGATAAAACTATAAATAATTCAGTGTTGAGCCGAACAGAGGCTGCAGTACCCACCCCCACCTGCAGGGCGGCGAGAGGGTAGCTGATGAGGCCGGCGGGGTGGTGAGGGCTGGCGGAGGCGGAGGCGGCGGAGGGTGTGAGAGGCAGggcgggggaggcggggggggaccGGGGCCTGGCGGGGGCGGAGGTGGCCAGGGGGCCGGGTTGGAGGGGCCTGGGCTGGGGAGTGATTAGGGAGGTCTGGTCgcagggggagcgagggaggagggtgaaccAGTGTCCACTGCGCTCCGTCAGGACTCTGAGGAGCTGGTCGCTGGGGAGGtactggagctggggggggggaggggggcttccCCTGGGTGCCCAGCCCcccgggggggggcaggagtgaGCAGGATGGGggcgaggaggtggggggggctggcGTGGCGTCGTTGGTGGGGGGGGTAGCAGAGGGGCTGGCCGGTAGATCGGGCTGAGGAGAGGCAGTTGCCGTGGCGACGAGAGGCGGGGCCACAGGGGTGCTGTTGTGCGTTGGTTGGGGGTCACCGTCCTTGATCggggtttccatggtgaccgCTAGCATGGTGCCCTGTTGGTGGCCGCAGCAAGTTAACtcgttcttctcctcctcctcctcctcttcctcttcctcctccttctcttcctctgaggCAGGTGTGCTGGCGTTCTGGTTGCCGTGGCAGCAGACCTCCTGCGGGGCGATAGAGGGCTCCTCcttctgcacctcctcctccacaggctcctccttcacctgcacctcctccgccctcctcctcctcttcctctcctcctccagctcttccgGAGCTGAGGGGGTCAAATGACACAATGAGCATCTGCATCTACGAGTTTCATGGTTGTTATTGATACAACCCTGCCCCCCATTCcatccgcccccccccaccctcgtccccctcaccttctccgCTCTCCATGGCCTCTATGAAGACCCCCCCGCAGTGCGGCAGCACCCAGTAGCGGCGGCGGTAGCGGTCCTGACCGTACATGCTGGACCGGAGGGAGTGGGAGGCCTCGTACAGCTTCCTCCGCAGCTGGTGGTGTTGCTGGGAAACCACGGGGCACAACGtcaacaccacacacaatcacaccacACAGTGttgagagggggtgaggtaCAGGAGGTGAGGTACAGTGGGTGAGGTACAGGGGGTGAGGTAGAGTGGGTGAGGTACAGGGGGTGAGGTAGAGTGGGTGAGGTAGAGTGGGTGAagtagagggggtgaggtagAGTGGGTGAGGTAGAGTGGGTgtggtagagggggtgaggtagAGTGGGTGAGGTAGAGGTGGAGTGGGTAAGGTAGAGGGGGTTAGGTATAGGGGGTGAGGTAGAGTgggtgaggtagaggtagagggggtgaggtagAGTGGGTGAGGTAGAGTGGGTGAGGTAGAGTgggtgaggtagaggtagaggggtTGAGGTAGagtgggtgaggtagagggggtgaggtggagtgggtgaggtagagggggtgaggtagagtgggtgaggtagagggggtgaggtagagggggtgagTTAGAgcgggtgaggtagagggggtgaggtagagggggtgagTTAGAgcgggtgaggtagagggggtgaggtacAGTTGCtgaggtagagggggtgaggtagagggggtgagagtgggTAATCATTTGTATTCCAGGACCCACCTTCGCTAACTTCTCTAtctgcttctccagctcctcaacaCTGGTGGCCTGGTCTCCTTCATCCTGGAGCAACACA
It encodes:
- the wdsub1 gene encoding WD repeat, SAM and U-box domain-containing protein 1 — its product is MVSLICTLQDHRDDVNWCAFSASHLATCSGDKTVRIYSTQDFSELSFSPLTGHGYGVHCCRFSACGQFLASCSTDATTVVWSTTTGEIEAVLEHPGRSPVRVCAFSPDSTHLVSGASDGSLALWDFTTKTLSGTAAVSDTTMVACSFSPCGQLFVTGSTYGDLRLWDMKLTQLHAEKNAHDLGVTCCCFSPSMLSDSRGMQVYLASCGQDSLLKIWLVSKSSSGCKVQLQYCLTGQSAPVLSCSYSADGQLLVSGSVDKTVTVYDANRGVLLYTLNQHDRYVTACSCSPVLPLIASGSMDKTVNIWRLEDGHSRHGEKALSEESSASSSEGRTLAGHSKLLVSDWSEEEVASWLVEEGLEGLVEVFRANNIEGAELLSLTRDTLASELHIESMGLRSKVLRKIEELKSACVCTGVPDEFLCPITRELMRDPVIAADGYSYEREAMESWISTKNRTSPMTNLPLQTTLLTPNRTLKMAIGRWQTSQ
- the LOC136965950 gene encoding LOW QUALITY PROTEIN: bromodomain adjacent to zinc finger domain protein 2B-like (The sequence of the model RefSeq protein was modified relative to this genomic sequence to represent the inferred CDS: inserted 2 bases in 1 codon), coding for MAPSCEGGNSVAALLTVLTGHVCVCVCVFLPQQERERRRQHVLLLKAVEARKKAEERERLRQVKRDEKRQDKERKQALRRLELEIARELKRPTEDMCLADHKPLPDFSRIPGLILPGRAVSQCLMLMQFLRGFGRVLGLDVTSDVPTLSMLQEGLLNVGDSMGHVQDLLVRMLSLAVCDPGLPPGHKTKTMLGDHLTNVGINRDNVSEVLQMYMAAHCGQTELAELALSLKTRAFQAHTPAQKASILGFLANELACSRGVVSEIDKNLDQMTNLRKEKWIMESKLKKLRAIHAKRTGRREASAGGEETQAVGSSSSSLKRKRKPGGDSDEEDEEEEDSDEQADEDEEEEEEEMMKKCKKVETCDEDEGDQATSVEELEKQIEKLAKQHHQLRRKLYEASHSLRSSMYGQDRYRRRYWVLPHCGGVFIEAMESGEAPEELEEERKRRRRAEEVQVKEEPVEEEVQKEEPSIAPQEVCCHGNQNASTPASEEEKEEEEEEEEEEEKNELTCCGHQQGTMLAVTMETPIKDGDPQPTHNSTPVAPPLVATATASPQPDLPASPSATPPTNDATPAPPTSSPPSCSLLPXPPGGWAPRGSPPPPPQLQYLPSDQLLRVLTERSGHWFTLLPRSPCDQTSLITPQPRPLQPGPLATSAPARPRSPPASPALPLTPSAASASASPHHPAGLISYPLAALQGKPGGQMLGLPFWPGGLLSPSMPFCSSPLPGGATGAPSSPLPGPSLEGGGTGARSPPSEPPSVPSPALQMPKSLDHPLPQPIPEDMLSGWWRVSDMEQLRGLTRTLHSRGLRERGLQRQMQKYLELIPQVCTKHRDVAMIELCDLEESQVSVESVRGWCVEEQAMEMDIAVLQQVEELERKVTTASLQIKGWMYPEPQSEREDLIYHEHKPLSKTTPPSDRDQVEERVEKGAVGRHADNPLDIAVTRLADLERNVERRYLRSPLGTTIQIRVDNVGTVTVPAPAPSTHADREGGEEEVAHGMKVWRRALAEVRSAAQLAMCIQQLQKSIAWERSIMKVYCQICRKGDNEDLLLLCDGCDKGCHTYCHKPKITCIPEGDWYCPACISKASGPIPKSKKPPNRPIGGGGGGGKKGGEVKKNVGKQTGNGEGSEDDPPSASGTPRKGAKEPNRKRKSEEIPPTPQQLPNQESPVCVKRAKTARDNNRDLGLCRVLLAELERHQDAWPFLTPVNLKSVLGYRKVIKKPMDFSTIREKLVSSQYQNLETFIIDVNLVFDNCEKFNEDNSDIGRAGHNMRKFFEKRWTELLKQTN